The Rhodopseudomonas palustris genome window below encodes:
- a CDS encoding PAS domain S-box protein, with product MKLSTRLTLAMVALVLVTTAVLGFLNYQNVVDLVMPRALMRLHTHAQLNALLIETSLQSTHADAVGAQSSAALRDLLTARRDSLQTTGEEPANWRKRIEARFIAELVAKPSCAILRVIGPEDGGRELVRVDRLGPNGSIRAVPQSELTRRGDRTYVKEGMALPPNRVAMSKVELNKTATGLETPYVPTVRTMAPIDGADGTRLGLLVINTDLSGTLERIRESSDGSNIIYVVNADGDYLLHPDRSREFGFDLGKLSRIQDDFPRMSELLLLRKGGDTPTLVADSAGERFGAGWDWAELPNGPRLAVVEMRPYVSLTSVQTAVRNSTILGGTVAILVAMLMAFPLARSLTRPLVRITNSIVAFSSSGVPVEVKTGGGHEINMLAEAFTRMASESQRKAVALASEVEQRSRIAEVLQNTIDNMVDPVLVADANGLVILTNPAARETFGQLSGVGVLNTTRSFDRFDADGNPMAQDQSPLLRAFRGETIINFEFAVQPIGSERRSYLIANGRPLRNETGEIQGAVMVYHDITKTKKAEDALRRSEQMSRAIIDTALDAFVQLDALGRITDWSPHAESMLGWSREEAIGQDFGELALPPDQTREIKTGYRRFIEAIEHDMSVIQGHRIEIEAVRRDGSPIALEVSMTALPVEGRFVVNVFMRDLTEKIAFEEQLRQSQKMESIGQLTGGIAHDFNNMLTVITGTIDIISDGVADQPHLAAIAKLISEAADRGSELTRLLLAFARKQPLRPDETEVNALLSGLQSLLRPTLGEPIEVETVLAPDTWSIYVDRGQLESALVNLAVNARDAMPKGGKLTIETSNVVVDPDLGKRFGDLAPGDYVMIAITDSGCGIPESIRSKVFDPFFTTKEVGKGTGLGLSMVYGFIKQSGGHITLDSEEEQGTTFRLYLPRAQIQVDAEAAPAIEQNAIGGTETILVVEDDAMVRSYVNAQLKSLGYTTLSVGNAAAALSIGESDTAFDLLFTDVVMPGPMNGVQLAAEMIKRRPGLRVLYTSGYSENALIHNDRIDSDVLLLSKPYRRSDLARMIRRALATAQEAEAARSTAAAEPPKPSRAAAARPA from the coding sequence ATGAAACTGTCGACCCGGCTGACCCTCGCCATGGTAGCGCTGGTTCTGGTGACCACCGCGGTCCTCGGATTTCTCAACTACCAGAACGTCGTCGATCTGGTGATGCCGCGGGCGCTGATGCGGCTACACACCCACGCCCAGCTCAACGCTTTGCTGATCGAGACGTCGCTCCAGAGCACCCACGCTGATGCAGTCGGGGCGCAATCCTCAGCGGCGTTGCGCGATCTGCTCACCGCCCGGCGTGACAGCCTGCAAACCACCGGCGAGGAGCCGGCGAACTGGCGTAAGCGCATCGAAGCCCGTTTCATCGCCGAGCTGGTGGCTAAGCCGAGCTGTGCAATTCTGCGCGTGATCGGCCCGGAGGACGGCGGCCGCGAACTGGTGCGGGTCGATCGGCTCGGTCCGAACGGCAGCATTCGGGCTGTGCCGCAGTCCGAGCTGACCCGCCGCGGCGATCGCACGTACGTCAAGGAAGGCATGGCGTTGCCGCCCAACCGGGTGGCGATGTCGAAGGTCGAGCTGAACAAGACTGCGACCGGACTCGAGACTCCCTATGTGCCGACGGTACGGACCATGGCGCCGATCGACGGGGCCGATGGCACGCGGCTCGGTCTGCTCGTCATCAATACGGATCTGAGCGGGACGCTCGAGCGGATCCGCGAGAGCTCCGACGGCAGTAATATCATCTACGTCGTCAATGCCGATGGCGATTACCTGCTGCATCCCGATCGGTCGCGCGAATTCGGGTTCGACCTCGGCAAACTAAGCCGCATCCAAGACGACTTCCCGCGGATGTCCGAACTGCTGCTTCTGCGCAAGGGCGGCGATACGCCGACCCTGGTCGCGGATAGCGCCGGCGAACGCTTCGGCGCCGGGTGGGACTGGGCCGAGTTGCCGAACGGGCCGAGGCTCGCGGTGGTGGAAATGCGGCCCTACGTGTCGCTGACGTCGGTGCAAACGGCGGTGCGGAATTCCACCATCCTCGGCGGTACCGTGGCGATCCTGGTGGCGATGCTGATGGCGTTTCCGCTGGCGCGCTCGCTCACCCGTCCGTTGGTGCGGATCACCAATTCGATCGTGGCGTTCTCATCAAGCGGCGTGCCGGTCGAGGTGAAGACCGGCGGTGGCCACGAGATCAACATGCTGGCCGAAGCCTTTACGCGGATGGCGTCGGAATCGCAGCGCAAGGCGGTGGCGCTGGCCTCCGAGGTGGAGCAGCGTTCGCGGATCGCCGAAGTGCTGCAGAACACCATCGACAACATGGTCGATCCGGTGCTGGTCGCCGATGCCAACGGCTTGGTGATCCTCACCAACCCGGCGGCACGCGAAACCTTCGGTCAGCTGTCGGGGGTCGGCGTGCTCAACACCACCCGTTCGTTCGATCGGTTCGATGCGGACGGCAATCCGATGGCGCAGGATCAGTCGCCGCTGCTCCGCGCCTTTCGCGGCGAGACCATCATCAATTTCGAGTTCGCGGTGCAGCCGATCGGTTCGGAGCGTCGGTCCTATCTGATCGCCAACGGCCGCCCGTTGCGGAACGAAACCGGCGAGATACAGGGCGCCGTGATGGTGTATCACGACATCACCAAGACCAAGAAGGCTGAGGACGCGCTTCGCCGCAGCGAGCAGATGTCGCGTGCGATCATCGATACGGCGCTCGACGCGTTCGTGCAGCTCGATGCGCTGGGGCGGATCACCGATTGGAGCCCGCACGCCGAGTCGATGCTGGGCTGGAGCCGCGAGGAAGCGATCGGTCAGGATTTCGGCGAGCTGGCGCTCCCGCCGGATCAAACCAGAGAAATCAAGACGGGTTATCGACGCTTCATCGAAGCGATCGAACACGACATGAGCGTGATTCAGGGGCATCGCATCGAGATCGAAGCGGTCCGGCGCGACGGCTCACCGATCGCGCTCGAAGTCTCGATGACGGCGCTGCCGGTCGAGGGGCGTTTCGTCGTCAACGTCTTCATGCGCGACCTGACCGAGAAGATCGCGTTCGAAGAGCAGCTGCGGCAGTCGCAGAAGATGGAGTCGATCGGGCAGCTGACCGGCGGCATCGCCCACGATTTTAACAACATGCTGACGGTGATCACCGGCACCATCGATATCATCAGCGACGGTGTCGCCGACCAGCCGCATCTGGCGGCCATTGCCAAGCTGATCAGCGAAGCCGCCGATCGCGGTTCGGAGCTGACCCGTCTGTTGCTCGCCTTCGCGCGCAAGCAGCCGCTGCGGCCCGACGAGACCGAGGTCAACGCGCTGCTGTCGGGTTTGCAGAGCCTGCTGCGGCCGACGCTCGGCGAGCCGATCGAAGTCGAGACCGTGCTCGCGCCCGACACATGGTCGATCTATGTCGATCGCGGCCAGCTTGAATCGGCCCTGGTCAATCTCGCGGTGAATGCACGCGACGCGATGCCGAAGGGCGGCAAGCTCACGATCGAGACCAGCAACGTTGTGGTCGATCCAGATCTCGGTAAGCGGTTCGGTGATCTGGCGCCGGGCGACTACGTGATGATCGCGATTACCGATTCCGGCTGCGGCATTCCGGAGTCGATCCGCAGCAAGGTGTTCGATCCATTCTTCACCACCAAAGAAGTCGGCAAGGGCACCGGCCTCGGCCTCAGCATGGTGTACGGCTTCATCAAGCAGTCCGGCGGACACATCACGCTGGACAGCGAGGAGGAGCAGGGCACGACGTTTCGGCTATATTTGCCGCGAGCCCAGATCCAGGTCGACGCCGAGGCCGCACCAGCCATCGAGCAGAACGCGATCGGTGGTACCGAGACGATCCTGGTGGTCGAAGACGACGCCATGGTCCGCAGCTACGTCAACGCCCAGCTCAAGAGCCTCGGCTACACCACGCTGTCGGTCGGTAACGCCGCCGCAGCCCTGTCGATCGGCGAGAGCGATACCGCATTCGATCTGCTGTTCACCGACGTGGTGATGCCCGGCCCGATGAATGGCGTGCAACTCGCGGCCGAGATGATCAAGCGTCGGCCGGGGCTCAGGGTGCTGTACACCAGCGGTTATTCGGAGAACGCGCTGATCCATAATGACCGGATCGACTCCGATGTGCTGCTGCTGTCGAAGCCGTATCGGCGCAGCGATCTCGCCCGGATGATCCGCCGTGCCCTGGCGACCGCCCAGGAGGCCGAAGCGGCGCGATCGACCGCCGCCGCCGAGCCGCCCAAGCCGAGCAGGGCCGCAGCGGCACGGCCGGCCTGA
- the cobS gene encoding cobaltochelatase subunit CobS, which yields MTAATTTAPEITGLPDMKVSVRQVFGIDSDLEVPAYSEVDPHVPDVDPDYRFDRATTLAILAGFAKNRRVMVTGFHGTGKSTHIEQVAARLNWPCVRVNLDSHISRIDLVGKDAIVVRDGKQVTEFRDGILPWALQHNVALVFDEYDAGRPDVMFVIQRVLEISGRLTLLDQNKVIKPHPAFRLFATANTIGLGDTSGLYHGTQQINQGQMDRWSIVTTLNYLPHDEEVEIILAKAKHYRNAEGRDIVNKMVRLADLTRNAFANGDLSTVMSPRTVITWSENAEIFGDIGFAFRVTFLNKCDELERPLVAEFYQRCFNAELPESSVNIAMS from the coding sequence ATGACCGCCGCTACGACCACCGCTCCGGAGATCACTGGCTTACCCGACATGAAGGTGTCGGTCCGGCAGGTCTTCGGCATCGACAGCGACCTTGAAGTTCCGGCCTATTCCGAGGTCGACCCCCACGTACCGGATGTTGATCCGGATTACCGTTTCGATCGCGCCACCACCCTCGCGATTCTGGCAGGCTTCGCCAAGAACCGACGCGTGATGGTCACCGGCTTCCACGGCACTGGCAAGTCGACCCACATCGAGCAGGTCGCGGCGCGTCTCAATTGGCCGTGCGTGCGCGTCAACCTCGACAGCCACATCAGCCGTATCGATCTGGTCGGCAAGGACGCGATCGTGGTCCGCGACGGCAAGCAGGTCACCGAATTCCGCGACGGCATCCTGCCCTGGGCGCTGCAGCACAACGTCGCGCTGGTGTTCGACGAATACGATGCCGGCCGTCCCGACGTGATGTTCGTGATACAGCGCGTGCTGGAAATTTCCGGCCGGTTGACCCTGCTCGACCAGAACAAGGTCATCAAGCCGCACCCGGCCTTCCGGCTGTTCGCCACCGCCAACACTATCGGCCTCGGCGACACCTCGGGCCTGTATCACGGCACGCAGCAGATCAACCAGGGCCAGATGGACCGCTGGTCGATCGTGACCACGCTGAACTATCTGCCGCACGACGAGGAAGTCGAGATCATCCTCGCCAAGGCCAAGCACTATCGCAACGCCGAAGGGCGCGACATCGTCAACAAGATGGTCCGGCTCGCCGATCTGACGCGTAACGCCTTCGCCAACGGCGATCTGTCGACGGTGATGAGCCCGCGCACGGTGATCACCTGGTCGGAGAACGCCGAAATCTTCGGCGATATCGGCTTCGCGTTCCGCGTCACGTTCCTCAACAAGTGTGACGAGCTGGAGCGGCCGCTGGTGGCGGAATTCTATCAGCGCTGCTTCAACGCCGAGCTGCCTGAGAGCTCGGTCAACATCGCGATGAGCTGA
- a CDS encoding esterase-like activity of phytase family protein, with protein MNAPRGEAGKGSDPTATTVADFAPTTRRKLLAAGLSLGGAAALAGFAPTLALAQAKPVEADDLTPPAPRSIEVRARPIDHFDLRDRAHRQFGALQFRSGLILTSGFRGFGGLSALRLDPRGERFVAISDKATWFTGRIVYDGTALSGLADVEAAPLLGPDGMPLRSRKWYDSESLAFDGGTAYVGFERVNQIVKFDFGRDGIRARGQPIAVPPALRKLPNNKGIESLLVVPKPHSLAGTLIALSERGLDAERNTIGFLIGGKSPGQFSVRRTANYDISDAALLPGGELLVLERKFSWFEGVHIRIRRIALSTIVPGATVDGPAIFEADLGNEIDNMEGLDVHVDAGGAIVLTMVSDDNFSMLQRTLLLQFTLEAD; from the coding sequence ATGAACGCTCCGCGGGGCGAGGCTGGGAAGGGGAGCGATCCCACGGCGACAACCGTAGCGGACTTCGCCCCGACGACGCGCCGCAAGTTGCTTGCGGCCGGCTTGTCGCTGGGCGGCGCCGCGGCCTTGGCCGGTTTCGCGCCGACCCTGGCGTTGGCGCAGGCCAAGCCTGTCGAAGCCGACGACCTGACACCGCCGGCACCGCGTTCGATCGAGGTGCGGGCCCGCCCGATCGATCACTTCGACCTGCGCGATCGCGCCCATCGCCAATTCGGTGCACTGCAGTTTCGCAGCGGCCTGATCCTCACATCCGGCTTCCGCGGCTTCGGCGGGCTGTCGGCGTTGCGGCTTGATCCACGCGGCGAGCGGTTCGTCGCGATCAGCGACAAGGCGACCTGGTTCACTGGCCGCATCGTCTATGACGGAACGGCGCTGAGCGGTCTTGCCGACGTCGAAGCGGCGCCGCTGCTAGGCCCCGACGGCATGCCGCTGCGCTCACGTAAGTGGTACGACAGCGAGTCGCTCGCGTTTGACGGCGGCACAGCCTATGTGGGCTTCGAGCGCGTCAACCAGATCGTCAAGTTCGACTTCGGCCGCGACGGCATCCGCGCGCGCGGCCAGCCGATCGCGGTGCCACCAGCGCTGCGCAAGCTCCCCAACAACAAGGGCATCGAATCGCTGTTGGTGGTTCCGAAGCCGCATTCGCTGGCCGGCACGCTGATCGCGCTCTCCGAACGCGGCCTCGATGCCGAGCGCAACACCATCGGCTTCCTGATCGGCGGCAAATCTCCCGGTCAGTTCTCGGTTCGCCGGACCGCCAACTACGACATCTCCGACGCCGCGCTGCTGCCGGGCGGCGAGCTGTTGGTCCTCGAGCGCAAATTCTCCTGGTTCGAGGGCGTGCATATCCGCATCCGGCGGATAGCACTGAGCACGATCGTCCCGGGCGCAACCGTGGATGGCCCGGCGATCTTCGAGGCCGACCTCGGCAACGAGATCGACAACATGGAAGGGCTCGACGTCCATGTCGATGCCGGCGGCGCGATCGTGCTGACGATGGTGTCGGACGATAACTTCTCGATGCTGCAGCGAACCCTGCTGCTGCAATTCACGCTGGAAGCCGACTAA
- a CDS encoding DedA family protein: MSSLLDSLVHFAASHPGLAYLTLFLAALLEAVPVVGSLVPGSTVILALSALIPGGELSLIGVLASAIAGALIGDGAAYWTGHRGQRRILSAWPLSTYPDVVAKAEAFFVRYGTWAVLFGRFVPPIRAFVPVTAGALQMTPQRFFAVDVPAILLWAPAHVLPGVIAATALERSHTTLHHWLPVLAGVAGTLLLGLWAYRRWKGTPA; the protein is encoded by the coding sequence TTGAGTTCACTGCTCGACTCGCTGGTCCATTTTGCCGCGTCGCATCCCGGCCTCGCCTATCTGACGCTATTTCTGGCGGCGCTGCTCGAAGCCGTGCCGGTGGTGGGATCGCTGGTGCCGGGCTCGACCGTGATCCTGGCGCTGAGCGCGCTGATTCCCGGCGGCGAACTCAGCCTTATTGGGGTTCTCGCCTCGGCTATCGCCGGCGCGCTGATCGGCGACGGCGCGGCGTATTGGACCGGCCATCGTGGGCAGCGCCGTATTTTGAGCGCGTGGCCGCTGTCGACCTATCCGGACGTGGTGGCGAAGGCCGAAGCGTTCTTCGTGCGTTACGGCACCTGGGCTGTGCTGTTCGGCCGGTTCGTGCCGCCGATCCGCGCCTTCGTCCCGGTCACCGCCGGCGCACTGCAGATGACGCCGCAGCGGTTCTTTGCCGTCGATGTGCCGGCGATCCTGCTGTGGGCCCCGGCGCATGTGCTGCCGGGCGTGATCGCCGCCACCGCGCTCGAGCGCAGCCACACGACGCTGCACCACTGGCTGCCGGTGCTCGCCGGCGTTGCCGGAACGCTGTTGCTGGGGCTATGGGCGTATCGGCGCTGGAAGGGCACGCCGGCTTAG
- a CDS encoding J domain-containing protein produces MPIDSSKFFDKIRVKPRAAEVAREAAREQVRMCDAPGCTSRAAHRAPKGRGYEKDYWHFCLNHVREFNQGYNFFEGMNPDDVARYQKDALTGHRPTWKMGQNGAKSRARSPEDLEGAADPFNVFNEFTGSRRRGRGPDPADEARAEPRKVFNAERKALQVMGLDSDATLEVVKAKYKALVKQHHPDANGGDRSTEDRLIEIIKAYNYLKTVVRS; encoded by the coding sequence ATGCCAATCGACTCGTCCAAATTCTTCGACAAGATCCGCGTCAAGCCGCGGGCCGCGGAAGTGGCGCGTGAAGCCGCGCGCGAACAGGTGCGGATGTGCGACGCGCCCGGCTGCACCAGCCGCGCGGCGCATCGTGCGCCGAAGGGCCGCGGCTACGAGAAGGATTACTGGCACTTCTGTCTCAACCACGTCCGCGAATTCAACCAGGGTTATAACTTCTTTGAAGGGATGAATCCGGATGACGTCGCCCGCTATCAGAAGGACGCGCTGACCGGTCATCGTCCGACCTGGAAGATGGGGCAGAATGGCGCCAAGAGCCGCGCCCGCAGTCCCGAGGATCTCGAAGGCGCCGCCGATCCGTTCAATGTTTTCAACGAATTCACCGGCAGCCGCCGCCGGGGTCGTGGGCCCGATCCGGCCGACGAGGCGCGCGCCGAGCCGCGCAAGGTGTTCAACGCCGAGCGCAAGGCGCTGCAGGTGATGGGCCTCGACAGCGACGCGACGCTCGAAGTGGTCAAGGCCAAGTACAAGGCGCTGGTAAAGCAACATCACCCCGACGCCAATGGCGGCGACCGCTCGACCGAAGACCGCCTGATCGAGATCATCAAGGCTTACAACTATCTAAAGACGGTGGTGCGGAGCTGA
- the cobT gene encoding cobaltochelatase subunit CobT yields MSTTTNSKLRTGSKEAPTEPFKRAVTSCLRAIAKAPELEVTFAAERPGLAPGKARLPEPARKMSKRDAAIVRGHADSIALKLACHDPKVHRKLMPGNPQARGVFEAVEQARVEALGARRMAGVAKNLTAMLDDHFHRGKFDEITDRADAPLSDALAMLVRERLTGLAPPTAAKKLVDLWRPVLEDKLGARLDQLENFADNQAKFGDVIHDMLDALELGDDRDTETDEDENQDDKQEGENDQSGAEGEPQGEAAQEMSAEQAEATSDEVSDSQMESAQASTSDAFDDSELGEDETPGEATRPHNRGANEPRGPEYHAFAPKFDEIVAAEDLCDHDELERLRSYLDKQLAHLQGIVARLANRLQRRLMAQQNRAWDFDLEEGILDPARLSRVVIDPFHPLSFMSEKEATFRDTVVTLLLDNSGSMRGRPITVAATCADILARTLERCGVKVEILGFTTRAWKGGQSREAWLAAGKPANPGRLNDLRHIIYKSADAPWRRARKNLGLMMREGLLKENIDGEALDWAHKRLLGRPEQRKILMMISDGAPVDDSTLSVNPGNYLERHLRHIIEEIETRSPVELIAIGIGHDVTRYYRRAVTIVDAEELGGAITEKLAELFSETATPAATPGPRRRRLHS; encoded by the coding sequence ATGAGCACCACGACCAACAGCAAACTCCGCACCGGATCGAAGGAAGCGCCGACCGAGCCGTTCAAGCGCGCCGTCACCTCGTGCCTGCGTGCGATCGCCAAGGCTCCGGAGCTGGAGGTTACTTTCGCGGCCGAGCGCCCCGGACTCGCACCGGGCAAGGCGCGGCTTCCCGAGCCGGCGCGCAAGATGAGCAAGCGCGACGCCGCAATCGTGCGCGGCCACGCCGACTCGATCGCGCTGAAGCTCGCCTGTCACGACCCGAAGGTGCATCGCAAGCTGATGCCGGGCAATCCGCAGGCCCGCGGTGTGTTCGAAGCGGTCGAGCAGGCGCGCGTCGAAGCGCTCGGCGCACGGCGGATGGCGGGCGTCGCCAAGAACCTCACCGCGATGCTCGACGATCATTTCCATCGCGGCAAATTCGACGAGATCACCGACCGTGCCGATGCGCCGCTGTCGGATGCGCTGGCGATGCTGGTGCGCGAGCGGCTGACCGGGCTGGCGCCGCCCACCGCGGCCAAGAAGCTGGTCGACCTGTGGCGGCCGGTGCTGGAAGACAAGCTTGGGGCGCGGCTCGATCAGCTCGAAAACTTCGCCGACAACCAGGCGAAGTTCGGTGACGTGATCCACGACATGCTCGACGCGCTCGAGCTCGGCGATGATCGCGACACCGAGACCGACGAAGATGAGAACCAGGACGACAAGCAGGAAGGCGAAAACGATCAGTCCGGCGCCGAGGGCGAGCCGCAGGGCGAAGCCGCGCAGGAGATGAGCGCCGAGCAGGCCGAAGCGACCAGCGACGAGGTCAGCGACAGCCAGATGGAAAGCGCCCAGGCATCGACCTCCGACGCCTTTGACGATTCCGAACTCGGCGAGGACGAAACGCCGGGCGAAGCCACCCGTCCGCACAATCGCGGCGCCAACGAACCGCGCGGACCGGAGTATCACGCCTTCGCGCCGAAGTTCGACGAGATCGTCGCCGCCGAAGACCTCTGCGACCACGACGAGCTGGAGCGGCTGCGCAGCTATCTGGACAAGCAGCTGGCGCATCTGCAGGGCATCGTCGCCCGCCTCGCCAACCGGCTGCAGCGCCGGCTGATGGCGCAGCAGAACCGCGCCTGGGACTTCGACCTCGAAGAGGGCATTCTCGATCCGGCGCGTCTGTCGCGCGTGGTGATCGATCCGTTCCATCCGCTGTCGTTCATGAGCGAGAAGGAAGCGACCTTCCGCGACACCGTGGTGACGCTGCTGCTCGACAATTCCGGTTCGATGCGCGGCCGCCCGATCACGGTGGCGGCGACCTGCGCCGACATTCTGGCGCGCACGCTGGAGCGTTGCGGCGTCAAGGTCGAGATCCTCGGCTTCACCACGCGTGCCTGGAAGGGCGGACAATCGCGCGAGGCCTGGCTCGCCGCCGGCAAGCCGGCCAATCCGGGCCGACTCAACGACCTGCGCCACATCATCTACAAGTCGGCGGACGCGCCGTGGCGCCGGGCTCGCAAGAACCTCGGGCTGATGATGCGCGAGGGCCTGCTCAAGGAGAACATCGACGGCGAGGCGCTGGATTGGGCGCACAAGCGACTGCTCGGCCGCCCCGAGCAGCGCAAGATCCTGATGATGATCTCGGACGGTGCGCCGGTCGACGACTCGACGCTGTCGGTCAATCCCGGCAATTACCTCGAACGGCACTTGCGCCACATCATCGAGGAGATCGAGACTCGCTCGCCGGTGGAGCTGATCGCGATCGGCATCGGCCACGACGTGACGCGCTACTATCGCCGCGCCGTAACCATCGTCGACGCCGAAGAGCTCGGTGGCGCCATCACCGAGAAGCTCGCCGAACTGTTCAGCGAGACCGCCACCCCGGCCGCAACGCCGGGTCCGCGCCGCCGCCGTCTGCATTCGTGA
- a CDS encoding HlyC/CorC family transporter, translating to MNSTLSNVLIAVLLLIANAFYVAAEFALVRSRGFRIKAMVEKQRFGAELVQHILGNVEAYLACCQLGITMASLGLGWVGEPTVSALLAPVLQPMGLSESAQHFIAFLGGFLFFSSLHIVIGEQVPKTLAIRQPEPVSQWIAYPLHISFILLYPLNWLLNQASRGVLKLLGVEENSEHEILTDVEIEGLVGESAEHGKIESGEAEYIQNVFRFGELVVSDVMVHRTAMVTVNADQPSEQLVKEVLATEYTRVPLWRDKPENIVGVLHAKDLLRALRAADGDASKIDIGKIALQPWFVPEMRPVSEQLKAFRTRKTHFALVVDEYGEVEGMVTLEDILEEIVGDISDEHDVVVAGVRTQPDGSVVVDGSVPIRDLNRAMDWNLPDEEATTVAGLVIHEARSIPDRGQNFTFHGFRFRVLRRERNRITALRISPVPRDGEADLIEKKSRKTRAGSA from the coding sequence ATGAACTCGACTCTGAGCAACGTTCTGATCGCGGTCCTGCTGCTGATCGCCAACGCCTTCTACGTCGCGGCGGAGTTCGCGCTGGTGCGCAGCCGCGGCTTCCGCATCAAGGCGATGGTCGAGAAGCAGCGGTTCGGCGCCGAACTGGTGCAGCACATCCTCGGCAACGTCGAAGCGTATCTGGCCTGCTGCCAGCTCGGCATTACCATGGCGTCGCTCGGGCTCGGCTGGGTCGGCGAACCGACCGTATCGGCGCTGCTCGCTCCGGTGCTGCAGCCGATGGGCCTGTCGGAATCGGCGCAGCACTTCATCGCGTTTCTCGGCGGCTTCCTGTTCTTCTCGTCGCTGCACATCGTGATCGGCGAGCAGGTGCCGAAAACGCTGGCGATCCGTCAGCCGGAGCCGGTGTCGCAGTGGATCGCCTATCCGCTGCACATCTCGTTCATCCTGCTTTATCCGCTGAACTGGCTGCTGAACCAGGCCTCGCGCGGCGTGTTGAAGCTGCTCGGCGTCGAAGAGAACTCCGAGCACGAGATCCTGACCGACGTGGAGATCGAGGGGCTGGTCGGCGAATCCGCTGAGCACGGCAAGATCGAAAGCGGTGAGGCTGAGTACATCCAGAACGTGTTCCGGTTCGGCGAACTGGTGGTGTCGGACGTGATGGTGCACCGGACTGCGATGGTCACCGTCAACGCCGATCAACCCAGCGAACAACTGGTGAAAGAGGTTCTGGCGACCGAATACACCCGCGTGCCGCTGTGGCGCGACAAGCCGGAGAACATCGTCGGCGTGCTGCACGCCAAGGATTTGCTGCGCGCGCTACGCGCCGCTGACGGCGACGCGTCCAAGATCGATATCGGCAAGATCGCGCTGCAACCCTGGTTCGTGCCGGAGATGCGTCCGGTCTCCGAACAGCTCAAGGCGTTCCGCACCCGCAAGACTCACTTCGCGCTGGTCGTCGACGAATACGGCGAAGTCGAAGGCATGGTGACGCTGGAGGACATCCTCGAGGAAATCGTCGGCGATATTTCCGACGAACACGACGTCGTGGTCGCCGGCGTCCGCACCCAGCCGGACGGCTCGGTGGTGGTCGACGGCTCGGTGCCAATCCGCGATCTCAATCGCGCGATGGACTGGAACCTGCCGGACGAGGAAGCCACTACGGTGGCGGGCTTGGTGATTCACGAGGCGCGGTCGATTCCGGACCGCGGTCAGAATTTCACCTTCCACGGCTTCCGCTTCCGCGTTCTGCGCCGCGAGCGTAACCGCATCACGGCGCTGCGGATCTCGCCCGTGCCGCGCGACGGCGAAGCCGATCTGATCGAAAAGAAGAGCCGGAAGACACGAGCCGGATCAGCCTAA
- a CDS encoding BolA family protein has protein sequence MGTQDTITQKLREAFTPESLDVIDESNLHEGHAGHAGRSETHFRVNIVSAAFAGKSRVDRHRMVNDLLAPELKGGVHALAIKAKAPGEA, from the coding sequence ATGGGCACGCAGGACACTATCACGCAGAAGTTGCGCGAAGCTTTCACGCCCGAAAGCCTCGACGTCATCGACGAATCCAACCTACATGAAGGTCATGCGGGTCACGCCGGTCGCAGCGAGACTCACTTCCGGGTGAATATCGTATCGGCGGCCTTCGCGGGCAAGAGCCGGGTCGATCGTCACCGCATGGTCAACGACCTGCTGGCACCGGAACTGAAAGGCGGCGTGCACGCGCTCGCCATCAAGGCCAAAGCGCCTGGCGAAGCCTGA